The Pyrenophora tritici-repentis strain M4 chromosome 3, whole genome shotgun sequence genome has a window encoding:
- a CDS encoding Atrophin-1 multi-domain protein, translated as MDKFKSVAKGGWHPEKSRANSGSSAGGQSDSKLGQVKGWVGKAQGKDVHAESAREHQSAPLSSLKDPASFAPPPKRVNYNAVPASSGTRPSTVASSRTEEQEEAEDNRPAPGPYRRDTTGLSTAHLPKPPAFRPGTASPTTTGSAPKPKPSLPPRLPPRQNSNPHEFSAAPPPTYNEATQQETASHGGLNQGALGRLGQAGVSVPGFGIGRTASPPVPPRANPSPPVPPRAKSSSSTTVPPPVASGHGSQMNELQNRFAKLTGPKSRTPAPAPPPTTGTSWADKQAALRTASNLRNDPSKVSASDLKGAASTANNFQQRHGDQVASGWKSANSLNQKYGIMGKMNSLGSSSGAAAPPPVQSPTQIQGSQGGGLGKKAPPPPPPKKKELGNGSGEAPPIPLSSKPKF; from the exons ATGGACAAGTTCAAGTCTGTTGCTAAGGGCGGCTGGCATCCAGAGAAGAGCCGTGCCAATAGTGGCAGCAGTGCTGGGGGGCAAAGCGACTCTAAGCTAGGCCAAGTG AAAGGCTGGGTGGGAAAGGCCCAAGGCAAAGACGTGCATGCCGAATCAGCTCGGGAACATCAATCCGCGCCCCTGTCGTCGTTGAAAGATCCAGCCTCATTTGCGCCGCCGCCAAAACGAGTGAACTACAATGCTGTGCCGGCATCATCGGGTACGCGTCCTTCTACGGTCGCATCGTCTCGAACGGAGGAGCAAGAGGAGGCAGAAGACAACCGACCAGCCCCAGGCCCATATAGACGCGACACCACAGGGCTAAGCACAGCACACCTGCCCAAGCCTCCTGCTTTCCGCCCAGGTACTGCATCGCCAACAACTACAGGCTCTGCACCGAAACCGAAACCGAGTCTTCCCCCTAGACTGCCTCCGCGACAAAACTCGAATCCTCATGAATTCTCCGCCGCGCCTCCACCCACATACAAtgaggctacacagcaagagACGGCTTCACATGGCGGGCTGAACCAGGGGGCTTTGGGTCGTCTGGGTCAAGCGGGAGTATCCGTGCCTGGCTTTGGCATCGGTCGGACAGCCTCTCCTCCCGTACCGCCTCGTGCGAACCCTTCTCCACCTGTCCCTCCTCGAGCGAAGTCTAGTTCCAGCACAACTGTACCGCCGCCTGTTGCGAGCGGACATGGCTCGCAGATGAACGAACTTCAGAATAGATTCGCCAAGTTGACAGGACCCAAATCACGAACACCAGCACCAGCGCCGCCCCCAACGACAGGCACATCATGGGCGGACAAACAGGCGGCACTTCGAACAGCTAGCAACCTCCGGAACGACCCATCCAAAGTCTCGGCATCTGACTTGAAAGGGGCAGCATCGACGGCAAATAATTTTCAGCAGCGGCATGGCGATCAGGTTGCATCTGGGTGGAAGTCGGCCAACTCGCTCAACCAAAAGTACGGCATCATGGGGAAGATGAACAGCTTAGGCTCGTCGAGTGGAGCAGCAGCACCCCCACCAGTGCAGTCGCCAACACAGATTCAGGGCAGCCAGGGAGGAGGACTAGGGAAGAAGGCGCCACCACCGCCTCCGCCAAAGAAGAAGGAGCTGGGCAACGGCTCGGGCGAAGCACCGCCAATTCCTCTGAGTAGCAAGCCCAAGTTCTAG
- a CDS encoding DOC1, Anaphase-promoting complex (APC), subunit 10, which produces MPRPQPRQPFTSLSPNPAPRSPPSTRQRPPKMPVLRAHLVQVKILENHQNGKDTHLRGLQIFARNDEDLGRSGQEHGMRGDMKAVTGVSTPSVHLATGKEAVVRKLKEERLELGRSAWDMEGCIR; this is translated from the coding sequence ATGCCACGCCCCCAACCCCGCCAGCCCTTTACGTCACTCTCACCGAACCCGGCGCCCCGCTCACCTCCTTCGACACGGCAGCGACCCCCTAAAATGCCCGTGCTAAGAGCACATCTGGTCCAAGTCAAGATCCTAGAGAACCATCAAAACGGCAAGGACACGCATCTACGCGGCTTACAGATTTTTGCCAGAAACGACGAGGATCTGGGACGGAGTGGTCAGGAGCATGGTATGCGAGGCGATATGAAAGCAGTTACTGGCGTGTCGACCCCAAGCGTACACCTTGCAACAGGCAAGGAGGCTGTGGTGAGGAAGCTCAAGGAAGAGCGGTTGGAACTGGGAAGAAGCGCATGGGATATGGAGGGCTGCATACGTTGA
- a CDS encoding GNS1-SUR4 family protein, producing the protein MSGAGPSLHPGDWPSRAVLQFPPDAAPLPIPPPWTGESTFANPFPIPEDIYQGALSYKVPLTIASVYFVTVTYVNWYNRQHGNKPWRIAKTRPFYAFVIFHNVFLAVYSAVTCVAMIRCLKHSFPHYSEPNAVVGTIDALCKIHGPRGLGDAVTYRTNNDTWASLNPKVLVGPNGMPDTSDVGRIWNEGLAFWGWWFYLSKFYEVLDTAIILAKGKRSTTLQKYHHAGAMLSMWAGMRFMSPPIWMFALVNSGIHAMMYTYYTVSALGFRVPNIVKRTLTTLQITQFLVGSAFAAIHLFVSYTVPVSVAYKVAEKVAPKVSSTVSSAVASATESVAEALPTVTGVGVAFLRRLIYRAAGDEGLAENVPIPGESVPIRQQQQVVVNEPAPVQNAVHEFFHPHETVEKIFYRNEYQTVPCVDTSGQAFAIYVNLIYLAPLTILFMRFFFKSYLRRSSPNTKRDSKPRTISDAAGDASRRVERELDSLDKSAEDAISSGVNIARDAVRGRKPANGQIKDERQGSMSPANQKFLENVNRRVSEKLQELDEGADATSKKARQIAKDLVGKVEDAGDAIEDEYTNGKENAFQRSASNARKPNKKGSHLSLKSQRSESVARPEQESEPKDINNTLDEAGGKGKF; encoded by the exons ATGTCTGGTGCAGGTCCTTCTCTCCACCCTGGCGACTGGCCATCAAGAGCTGTCCTCCAGTTCCCCCCCGATGCCGCGCCCTTGCCCATTCCTCCCCCATGGACGGGCGAGTCGACCTTCGCCAACCCATTCCCCATTCCCGAGGACATTTATCAGGGAGCCCTCTCGTACAAGGTCCCGCTGACCATCGCCTCCGTCTACTTCGTCACCGTCACCTACGTCAATTGGTACAACCGCCAACATGGAAACAAGCCGTGGAGGATCGCAAAGACGCGCCCCTTCTACGCCTTTGTTATCTTCCACAACGTCTTCCTGGCTGTCTACTCAGCTGTCACTTGCGTGGCTATGATCCGCTGCTTGAAGCACTCGTTCCCCCACTACAGTGAGCCCAATGCCGTTGTCGGCACCATCGACGCTCTCTGCAAGATTCACGGTCCCCGCGGACTGGGCGACGCCGTTACGTACCGcaccaacaacgacacttGGGCCAGCCTCAACCCCAAGGTCCTCGTCGGACCCAATGGCATGCCAGACACGAGCGACGTTGGCAGAATTTGGAATGAGGGGCTGGCTTTCTGGGGCTGGTGGTTCTACCTGTCCAAGTTCTACGAAGTCCTTGACACGGCCATCATTCTCGCAAAGGGCAAGCGAAGCACTACACTCCAGAAGTACCACCACGCCGGCGCTATGCTGTCCATGTGGGCTGGAATGCGTTTCATGTCCCCACCTATCTGGATGTTTGCTCTGGTCAACTCTGGCATTCACGCTATGATG TACACCTACTACACCGTCTCAGCCCTTGGCTTCCGGGTCCCAAACATTGTCAAGCGAACCCTTACCACGCTCCAGATCACCCAATTCCTTGTTGGATCTGCCTTTGCCGCCATACATCTCTTCGTTTCCTACACCGTCCCCGTTTCGGTAGCATACAAGGTCGCTGAGAAGGTTGCGCCCAAGGTCTCCTCTACAGTCTCGTCTGCCGTCGCTTCGGCTACCGAGTCTGTTGCGGAAGCTCTGCCCACTGTCACTGGTGTCGGTGTGGCTTTCCTCAGGAGGCTCATCTACCGTGCAGCCGGCGACGAGGGTCTCGCAGAGAACGTACCCATTCCAGGCGAATCAGTTCCGATCCGCCAGCAGCAACAAGTGGTTGTCAACGAGCCAGCTCCCGTGCAGAACGCAGTACACGAATTCTTCCACCCACACGAGACTGTTGAGAAGATCTTCTACCGCAACGAGTACCAGACTGTTCCATGTGTCGATACCTCGGGCCAAGCTTTTGCCATTTACGTCAACCTGATCTACCTAGCGCCTCTTACCATCCTCTTCATGCGTTTCTTCTTCAAGTCCTATCTCCGCCGCTCATCGCCCAACACCAAGCGCGATTCCAAGCCTCGCACCATCTCCGACGCAGCCGGCGACGCGAGCCGTAGAGTAGAACGTGAACTTGACTCCCTTGACAAGTCAGCTGAAGACGCCATCTCCTCTGGTGTAAACATTGCTAGGGACGCCGTTCGTGGAAGAAAGCCAGCCAACGGCCAGATCAAGGACGAGAGGCAGGGCAGCATGAGCCCCGCTAACCAGAAGTTTTTGGAAAACGTGAACCGCAGAGTCAGTGAGAAATTGCAGGAACTTGATGAGGGTGCCGATGCCACATCCAAGAAGGCAAGGCAGATAGCCAAGGACCTTGTTGGCAAGGTCGAGGATGCTGGCGATGCAATCGAGGACGAGTATACGAATGGCAAGGAGAACGCCTTTCAGCGTTCAGCGAGCAACGCCCGCAAGCCTAACAAGAAGGGAAGCCATTTGTCGTTGAAGAGTCAGAGGAGTGAGTCTGTGGCGAGACCAGAGCAAGAATCTGAGCCAAAAGACATCAACAACACTCTGGACGAGGCCGGAGGCAAGGGAAAGTTTTAG
- a CDS encoding pseudouridine synthase TruD-Pus7: MSRMSEDSSRPAKRAKIDDSSAIDADLEREVRAGITEYVCPDNLGFKGVLKQRYTDFLVNEIGLDGQVLHLTSTAVEEQRKVDQGTDVANGADKEASKSAVIEEQKQDADAYDTGLGGEVKLQVAAKPTPQPQLETAEPIEEPVASQPETQKEDSEKEKLADDDRNTLHSIFGEQTTDEIIKLVRQVRRRESKKAKDFKAVISPPITDKDMRTKAHQSLRRIFPNLLESAMESDQTIRIKATPPAERKNKKGKGGGRDREDHSRRRGGLDWEELGGEYLHFNLYKENKDTMEVVGFLGSKLNCGTKGFGFAGTKDRRACTVQRVCVKRQTAQRMQNFNKMLFNACVGNFEYRHHDLKLGDLMGNEFTITLRDCHFQGEQGLTFEERLKLADNVIGKAITDFSQKGFINYYGLQRFGSFSASTDAVGRKMLQDDLQGAVEHLLEYSDVALAAANGTDVSSDVQVSQDDRNRAKALHIWKTKGSGSEALDFLPRKFTAERNIIQHLSSRNSKSGRYDRKADWQGALMTIPRTLRLMYVHAYQSLVWNTVAGKRWTMYGDRVVEGDLVLVNEHRDKELSNTATAKVDTTIDQDGEMIINPSGTENANAPEADFERARPLTAAEAASGQYTIWDIVLPQPGFDIEYPQNEIGTFYKKFMGSEKGGGLDPYKMRRQWRELASSQYATMALRELMKAGGVKAYKPDFMGGR, encoded by the exons ATGTCTCGAATGTCAGAAGACTCATCGCGACCTGCGAAACGCGCGAAAATTGACGATAGTTCCGCCATCGACGCTGATTTGGAGCGTGAAGTGCGCGCTGGCATAACGGAATATGTCTGCCCGGATAACCTCGGTTTCAAGGGAGTGTTGAAGCAAAGATACACTGATTTCCTGGTTAACGAGATTGGACTCGATGGGCAGGTGTTACATCTGACGAGTACAGCAGTAGAGGAGCAGAGGAAGGTAGATCAGGGCACAGATGTGGCCAATGGCGCCGATAAAGAAGCATCCAAAAGTGCGGTAATAGAAGAGCAAAAACAAGATGCAGATGCGTATGATACAGGACTTGGTGGGGAGGTCAAGCTACAAGTGGCAGCTAAGCCAACGCCCCAGCCCCAGCTCGAGACTGCCGAGCCGATCGAGGAACCGGTTGCTAGTCAGCCAGAAACTCAAAAAGAAGACTCAGAGAAAGAG AAGTTGGCAGACGACGATCGCAACACACTACATTCAATATTCGGCGAGCAAACCACTGATGAGATAATCAAGCTCGTAAGACAGGTACGACGACGCGAATCCAAAAAGGCAAAAGACTTCAAGGCCGTCATATCACCGCCGATAACCGACAAGGACATGCGCACAAAAGCTCACCAGAGTCTGCGTCGGATATTCCCAAATCTGCTGGAGAGTGCCATGGAGAGCGACCAGACCATACGCATCAAGGCCACACCACCAGCCGAGCGCAAGAATAAGAAAGGAAAGGGTGGCGGCAGAGATCGCGAAGATCATTCTAGGCGACGAGGCGGTCTGGACTGGGAGGAGCTGGGTGGGGAATACCTCCACTTCAATCTCTACAAGGAGAACAAGGACACAATGGAAGTGGTGGGCTTTCTTGGAAGCAAGCTCAACTGTGGTACAAAGGGCTTTGGGTTTGCAGGTACCAAGGACAGACGAGCATGTACCGTCCAGAGAGTATGCGTCAAGCGCCAGACGGCTCAGCGCATGCAAAACTTCAACAAGATGTTATTCAATGCTTGTGTAGGTAACTTTGAGTATCGCCACCATGATCTGAAGCTAGGCGACTTGATGGGCAACGAGTTCACCATCACACTCAGAGACTGTCATTTTCAGGGCGAGCAAGGCCTGACGTTTGAAGAACGACTGAAGCTTGCCGACAATGTAATCGGCAAAGCCATCACCGATTTTTCGCAAAAAGGTTTCATCAACTACTATGGCCTACAACGTTTCGGCTCTTTCTCAGCAAGCACCGACGCCGTTGGCCGTAAGATGCTACAGGACGATCTTCAAGGCGCAGTTGAGCATCTTCTCGAATACAGCGAcgttgctctcgctgccgcAAACGGTACCGATGTGAGCTCCGATGTACAGGTCTCTCAAGATGATAGGAATCGTGCAAAGGCCCTCCATATCTGGAAGACCAAAGGCAGTGGCAGCGAGGCCCTGGACTTCCTCCCCCGGAAATTCACCGCTGAACGCAACATCATTCAACATCTCAGCTCGCGCAACAGCAAGTCGGGACGTTACGACCGCAAAGCAGACTGGCAAGGCGCACTCATGACGATACCTCGCACGCTGCGTCTGATGTACGTCCACGCTTATCAATCACTCGTCTGGAATACCGTTGCAGGCAAACGCTGGACTATGTATGGCGACAGAGTCGTTGAAGGTGATCTCGTCCTCGTCAACGAACACCGCGACAAGGAGCTTTCCAACACCGCGACTGCCAAGGTAGACACAACAATTGACCAGGATGGCGAGATGATTATCAACCCCTCGGGCACTGAGAACGCAAATGCCCCCGAAGCCGACTTCGAACGCGCTCGCCCACTCACGGCCGCCGAAGCCGCATCAGGGCAATACACAATTTGGGATATAGTCTTGCCACAACCTGGCTTCGATATCGAGTACCCGCAGAACGAGATCGGTACGTTCTACAAGAAGTTCATGGGCAGTGAAAAGGGTGGAGGCTTAGATCCCTACAAAATGCGCAGGCAGTGGAGAGAA CTGGCAAGCAGCCAGTACGCCACCATGGCTCTGAGGGAGCTTATGAAAGCTGGTGGTGTCAAGGCGTACAAGCCTGATTTCATGGGTGGAAGGTAG